A DNA window from Anaerocolumna sp. AGMB13020 contains the following coding sequences:
- a CDS encoding glycoside hydrolase family 13 protein has product MNKQAILHIPQSKYCYPIDQNSVVLRLRMDKNDAPDRVEVVYGCKYTFYMEQKTAELEAKYRDDLFIYYETQLTLEDVRLTYVFRIWKEQKYCYFSEDGITEEYNFKLCYYNSFQMPYINKNDIHEVVDWMRGAVFYEIFIDRFYQGKKEKDTAYINLDWGEIPNPKSFTGGDIPGITKKLDYIKGLGANGIYLTPVFCSISNHKYDISDYTCIDEQFGTNEDFAELVKEAHKRDMKIVLDAVFNHCSILLPQFQDVISKGIESEYFDWFIIDGDRVDMENLNYEVFGFSSYMPKFNTSNKAVQEFLLDIAAFWVKEYDIDGWRLDVSDEVSHDFWRKFRTRIKELKSDCVLIGENWHDAYAYLQGDQYDSIMNYAFTKACLDYYAFGTSAAKGFAEKLNQLLMRNNGQVNTMMFNLLDSHDTDRFYTSINKNKDKMLSALAVMNMYSGVPCIYYGTEICLEGGYDPDNRRCFDWDESHWDSSYMEILKKLLALKQKPALQSGDIRITHDDRLCYIRRTYKNSSVLLIVNQSGEAVELNRSESVLAANKLSAGSLYTDGFAVYEA; this is encoded by the coding sequence ATGAATAAACAAGCAATTTTACATATACCGCAATCAAAATACTGCTACCCCATAGATCAGAATTCCGTTGTCCTGCGTTTACGGATGGATAAGAACGATGCCCCGGACAGGGTGGAGGTGGTATACGGCTGTAAATATACCTTTTATATGGAACAGAAAACAGCGGAGCTGGAAGCAAAATACCGGGATGACTTATTTATATATTATGAAACTCAGCTGACCCTTGAGGATGTGAGGCTGACTTATGTGTTCCGCATCTGGAAAGAGCAGAAGTATTGTTATTTTTCAGAGGACGGAATCACGGAGGAGTACAATTTTAAGTTATGTTATTATAACTCTTTCCAGATGCCTTATATTAACAAAAATGATATCCATGAGGTTGTTGACTGGATGAGAGGTGCAGTATTTTATGAAATTTTTATTGACCGTTTTTACCAGGGAAAGAAAGAAAAAGATACTGCATATATCAATCTGGACTGGGGAGAGATACCAAATCCCAAGAGTTTTACCGGGGGAGATATCCCTGGAATTACAAAGAAGCTGGACTATATAAAGGGACTTGGAGCAAATGGAATCTATCTGACACCGGTATTTTGTTCCATTTCCAACCATAAGTATGACATATCCGATTATACATGCATAGATGAGCAGTTTGGAACCAACGAGGATTTTGCAGAACTGGTGAAAGAGGCACATAAAAGAGACATGAAAATTGTTCTGGACGCTGTATTCAATCATTGTAGCATATTACTGCCCCAATTTCAGGATGTAATTTCAAAAGGAATTGAATCGGAGTATTTCGACTGGTTTATCATCGACGGTGACCGGGTGGATATGGAGAACCTTAATTATGAGGTATTCGGCTTCAGCAGCTATATGCCGAAATTTAATACCAGCAACAAGGCAGTACAGGAATTTTTATTGGATATCGCAGCTTTTTGGGTAAAGGAATATGATATCGACGGCTGGAGGCTGGATGTATCCGATGAAGTGTCCCATGATTTCTGGCGGAAATTCAGAACAAGAATCAAGGAGCTTAAGTCGGATTGTGTACTAATCGGTGAGAACTGGCATGATGCCTATGCCTATCTGCAGGGAGACCAGTATGACAGCATAATGAATTATGCCTTTACAAAAGCCTGTCTGGATTACTACGCCTTTGGTACCTCTGCGGCAAAAGGCTTCGCTGAAAAGTTAAACCAGCTGTTAATGAGGAATAACGGGCAGGTCAATACCATGATGTTCAACTTATTGGATTCACATGATACAGACCGTTTCTATACCAGTATTAATAAGAACAAGGACAAAATGCTTTCTGCCCTTGCCGTTATGAACATGTATTCAGGGGTTCCCTGCATTTATTATGGAACAGAAATCTGTCTGGAGGGCGGTTATGATCCGGATAATCGCAGATGTTTCGACTGGGACGAAAGCCACTGGGATAGTTCCTATATGGAAATCCTTAAGAAACTGCTTGCGTTGAAACAAAAACCGGCCTTGCAAAGCGGTGATATCCGTATCACCCATGATGACCGGTTATGTTACATAAGAAGAACCTATAAAAACAGCTCGGTTCTATTGATTGTTAACCAATCAGGGGAAGCTGTAGAACTTAACAGGAGTGAAAGTGTACTGGCAGCCAATAAATTATCAGCCGGCAGCTTGTACACAGATGGATTTGCTGTTTATGAAGCTTAG
- a CDS encoding hybrid sensor histidine kinase/response regulator, giving the protein MKKLNHRKLVLILAILILFLTAGFTLSGHSEKEMPQGKAGHLDLEDWDFQKDGSVKLDGYWEFYSNSLLTPKDLETENPLSFRYLQVPSRWTTKVKEGDKQKDDGIGTYRLKIKVNKANDILGLRIKNIRISYKIFINGEEIAASGNPAADIESGYVPNNVPMTVIFPLKGEADNSKTIDLVIQAANINYYNGGLIQSIYLGSEKDITWDYIKEIILDVIVVSFLILTSIYYLVIYFRRRDDKKFLYMSAFCISLAFLISTGNAKIFFLFMDQLPYLLVIKLRTATVAFSILLVCLFIREMSKALISAVPMKIIQIITVLSMTVTVAAPDRYMVVTEKAVTTIFIFTYALVALRLLYCIFFNRHEGTGKRVVIFLLFLDLQFINEYISTILYYYSVAKSFLVSNLTFVLLLLGLCYMFVDEYLRAYNNIKEVNENLVAADKIKEEFLAYASNEFKSPLQTISNITKDLLNESKESSLEDQKENLLYIRSISAKMSDTVNDIIDYQNLKNHKLKLVRKDFDIYGMVIAVLETVGYMNPGQAVTIKSTIEEKRYFITADENRLEQILYNLIVYSLKMSEKGDILLSGEEVGEEIYIRISYAGKELEDTIQAELLKAYRMEPGKEAKGSLPKEMGIYVSRLLAVNMGGDVYFESGEKKDSAIVLALPKVKLTTETLPHHNLAVFRKRNNTNSTVPLEIPKITEADFKRKEKKPKILLVDDDTVSLKFLFDVCKEEFEPIIACNGIQALEFIERDRNIKIALVDTVMPGISGYEVCRQIRNRYSIFELPVLLLSLRNATEDIETGLEAGANDFLIKPFHGKELINRVKTLRKMQEALQDAVKIETVFLQSQIKQHFLYNSLNSIVSLCYSEPERAGNLLSELSHYLRSILEIDPHHSIIELHKEITLVNSYIELEKARFGKRLQVQLDYDEGILEHRIPAFLIQPVVENAIRHGVMMRTTGGTVAVSIKKQAAAIIICIQDDGVGMSEDIVELLMKDTLDGSIGLKNVNKRLNNEYGEKLKIQSEKDVGTCVTMRIPLSIT; this is encoded by the coding sequence GTGAAGAAACTAAATCACCGAAAGCTGGTCTTAATTCTGGCTATACTCATACTATTTTTAACCGCTGGTTTTACTCTTTCTGGCCATTCTGAGAAAGAAATGCCCCAAGGAAAGGCGGGTCATCTGGATCTGGAAGACTGGGATTTTCAAAAGGATGGAAGTGTAAAGCTTGATGGTTATTGGGAGTTTTATTCTAATAGTCTGCTGACACCAAAAGACCTGGAAACAGAAAACCCGCTGTCTTTTCGTTACCTCCAGGTCCCCAGCCGATGGACGACGAAAGTCAAAGAAGGTGACAAACAAAAAGACGACGGTATAGGAACATACCGTTTAAAAATTAAAGTCAATAAGGCCAATGACATCTTAGGTCTGAGAATCAAAAATATCAGGATATCCTATAAAATATTTATCAATGGAGAAGAGATTGCTGCCAGTGGCAATCCAGCTGCCGATATAGAGAGCGGCTATGTTCCAAACAATGTACCTATGACTGTAATCTTCCCTTTAAAAGGGGAGGCAGACAACAGCAAAACAATAGATTTGGTAATACAGGCTGCCAATATTAATTACTATAACGGCGGTTTGATTCAAAGCATCTATCTGGGGTCGGAAAAAGATATCACTTGGGATTACATTAAGGAAATCATTCTTGATGTTATCGTCGTATCCTTTCTAATATTAACCAGCATTTATTACCTGGTAATTTATTTCAGGAGAAGAGATGATAAGAAGTTTTTATACATGTCAGCCTTTTGCATTAGTCTGGCATTTTTAATTTCTACGGGAAATGCCAAGATTTTCTTTCTGTTTATGGACCAGCTTCCTTACTTATTGGTGATTAAATTACGGACTGCTACGGTGGCGTTCAGTATTTTGTTAGTATGCTTATTTATTCGAGAAATGAGCAAAGCGCTGATATCAGCGGTGCCTATGAAAATAATTCAGATAATTACGGTACTCTCTATGACAGTAACTGTTGCCGCCCCTGACAGGTATATGGTGGTTACTGAAAAAGCAGTTACAACCATTTTTATTTTCACCTACGCACTGGTAGCTCTAAGGCTGCTTTATTGCATATTCTTTAACCGCCATGAGGGGACTGGTAAGAGAGTGGTGATCTTTTTGCTGTTCCTTGATCTTCAGTTCATAAATGAGTATATTTCTACTATACTTTATTATTACTCAGTAGCAAAGAGCTTTTTGGTGTCCAACCTTACCTTCGTACTGTTGCTGCTTGGTCTCTGCTACATGTTCGTGGATGAATATCTGAGAGCATATAATAATATTAAAGAGGTAAATGAAAATCTGGTTGCCGCAGATAAGATCAAAGAAGAATTTCTAGCCTATGCATCAAATGAGTTTAAATCCCCATTGCAAACTATCTCCAATATCACGAAAGACTTATTAAATGAATCAAAGGAATCCTCCTTAGAAGACCAAAAAGAGAATTTACTCTATATACGAAGTATCTCAGCTAAAATGTCGGATACGGTAAATGATATCATAGACTACCAGAATCTAAAAAATCATAAGCTGAAATTAGTACGTAAAGATTTTGATATTTACGGCATGGTAATTGCGGTTTTGGAAACCGTAGGTTATATGAACCCGGGACAAGCGGTTACCATAAAGAGCACGATAGAAGAAAAACGATACTTTATAACTGCAGACGAAAATCGATTGGAGCAGATACTCTATAATCTGATTGTTTATTCTTTAAAAATGTCAGAAAAGGGTGATATCTTGCTCAGCGGAGAAGAAGTGGGGGAGGAAATCTATATCCGAATTTCTTATGCCGGCAAAGAGTTAGAGGATACTATTCAGGCAGAGCTATTAAAAGCCTATAGAATGGAACCTGGAAAAGAGGCAAAAGGCAGTCTGCCAAAGGAAATGGGAATTTATGTTTCACGGCTCCTTGCAGTAAATATGGGGGGTGATGTATACTTTGAATCAGGAGAGAAAAAGGATTCAGCAATTGTCTTGGCTTTGCCAAAAGTTAAGCTCACCACGGAAACCTTGCCGCACCATAACCTTGCTGTTTTCCGGAAGCGAAACAATACCAACAGCACAGTTCCGCTGGAAATACCTAAGATTACAGAAGCAGATTTCAAAAGAAAAGAGAAGAAACCTAAAATCCTCCTGGTGGATGATGATACAGTCAGTCTTAAGTTCTTATTCGATGTTTGCAAAGAAGAGTTCGAGCCAATTATTGCTTGTAATGGTATACAGGCCCTGGAGTTTATAGAGCGGGACAGGAATATAAAAATTGCACTGGTGGATACGGTAATGCCTGGTATTTCAGGCTATGAAGTCTGCAGACAGATAAGAAACAGATACTCCATCTTTGAACTTCCGGTATTGCTCTTAAGCTTACGGAATGCAACAGAGGATATTGAAACCGGCCTGGAAGCGGGAGCAAATGACTTTCTTATTAAACCTTTTCATGGAAAAGAATTGATTAACAGGGTAAAGACTCTGAGAAAAATGCAGGAAGCCTTACAAGATGCCGTTAAAATAGAAACAGTATTTTTACAGTCTCAAATCAAACAGCATTTTTTATACAATTCATTGAACAGTATTGTTTCCTTATGTTACAGTGAGCCGGAACGAGCGGGGAATCTCCTCAGTGAACTGAGTCATTACCTGCGCAGTATCTTAGAGATTGATCCCCACCATTCTATTATTGAATTACACAAAGAAATTACTTTAGTTAACTCCTACATTGAGCTTGAGAAAGCACGTTTTGGGAAGCGTTTACAGGTCCAGCTGGATTATGATGAAGGGATACTGGAGCATCGTATACCCGCTTTTCTGATTCAGCCAGTGGTGGAAAATGCCATCCGGCATGGTGTCATGATGAGGACAACAGGAGGAACAGTGGCAGTATCCATAAAAAAACAGGCGGCAGCTATTATTATATGTATTCAAGACGATGGTGTTGGCATGAGCGAAGATATAGTGGAGCTTTTAATGAAAGATACCTTAGATGGCAGTATTGGCTTGAAAAATGTCAATAAGAGGCTGAACAATGAATACGGCGAAAAATTGAAGATACAGAGTGAAAAGGATGTGGGAACCTGTGTAACCATGAGGATACCATTGTCAATTACATAG
- a CDS encoding InlB B-repeat-containing protein, with protein sequence MGKSKTRIVFLLTLLTSIFFMTACRGQEPGGDTKETGSPESQVQETEYKVTFYDMDGTTELSTGKVKAGEPVKEYTPEKSGYIFMGWYATPSLSHKFDFHVPIAEDTEIFAGFLEEKEDTRGFAIVGSGKSPLLAASGWGKVIKEEHLLTKEADKNVYTINLDIYEGDEFQLAMDTSGESGWYNQRGAGYLTATAQDGVEYLSGSGGNYQASDAKKMNIKCLIAGNYSITLTTYPGADYYDTADSNYTEEGKEKFNYNPYDTITWVYNGETKEPVTDIATTYYIKSSVATGWNDIYEDQYKFMETDSGLTLTIELADKEEFLFTSRVKTGDTEGVGNEYVRYSNIKDSKSLEFVEGSTSDNIIAKAAGIYTFSYNSETAELTVAYEAK encoded by the coding sequence ATGGGAAAAAGCAAAACAAGAATTGTCTTCTTACTAACCCTTCTTACCAGTATTTTTTTTATGACTGCCTGCAGGGGCCAGGAGCCTGGAGGGGATACCAAAGAAACGGGCAGTCCGGAAAGCCAGGTTCAGGAGACAGAGTACAAGGTTACTTTTTATGACATGGATGGAACTACTGAACTTTCAACAGGGAAAGTTAAGGCAGGTGAACCGGTAAAAGAATATACGCCGGAGAAATCCGGATATATATTTATGGGATGGTATGCAACTCCATCTTTATCCCACAAATTTGACTTTCATGTACCTATTGCTGAGGATACCGAAATCTTTGCCGGTTTTCTGGAAGAAAAGGAGGATACCAGAGGTTTTGCTATTGTGGGAAGTGGTAAGAGTCCTTTACTTGCGGCATCAGGCTGGGGAAAGGTCATAAAGGAAGAACATCTGCTTACCAAAGAAGCAGATAAAAATGTATATACCATAAACCTGGATATATACGAAGGAGATGAGTTCCAGTTGGCAATGGACACCTCTGGTGAAAGCGGCTGGTATAACCAGAGAGGTGCTGGGTATCTGACTGCAACAGCACAGGACGGTGTAGAGTATTTATCCGGCTCCGGAGGGAACTATCAAGCAAGTGATGCGAAGAAGATGAACATTAAGTGCCTTATTGCCGGTAACTATTCAATTACATTAACCACTTATCCCGGAGCAGACTACTATGATACGGCAGACAGTAATTATACGGAGGAAGGCAAGGAAAAATTTAATTATAATCCTTATGACACCATCACCTGGGTGTACAACGGGGAAACAAAAGAACCCGTTACGGATATCGCTACTACATATTATATCAAAAGTTCCGTTGCTACCGGTTGGAATGACATTTATGAAGACCAGTATAAATTTATGGAGACAGACAGCGGTTTGACATTAACCATAGAATTGGCAGACAAAGAAGAATTCTTATTTACCTCCCGGGTTAAGACCGGAGATACGGAAGGTGTAGGGAATGAGTATGTAAGATACAGTAATATCAAGGACAGCAAGTCCCTGGAATTTGTAGAAGGCAGTACCAGTGACAATATAATAGCAAAAGCTGCCGGAATCTATACCTTTTCGTATAATAGTGAAACAGCGGAGCTGACCGTAGCTTATGAAGCTAAATAG
- a CDS encoding sugar ABC transporter substrate-binding protein: MKRILCLLLAALLSLGQLTACSIKKEEAETEKVSQATSASALTSIYNGELERNVTLRVLENDTAIEQGYFKELIAAFNEKYKDYGIVAVDANMDQRSNLADDGPYGYGPDVLYQANDSLMKYVDGKHIYPIPAENLECFSQIPKNAWAAYKSEVDGTSYYMGVPVNVQSSMLFYRKDMLPSDWETKWDDNKNKVPDMVENWNDLYQYSKTIVASGEGKYGYMRSLFDVYFSSGFLFSYGGYIFGDNNTNPEELGLSAGKAEVGADVLQKLAAVMNEECIDDSITVNAYSKLADGSYFATMTTPDVYTLFIKELVSEYEKQGMDREAAQTLAEENLVVTGVPMLPASGDLTEENPELIPFKAMGGINGYAISAYTKAPNASLAFVDFATSYEMLLKRNELLGIIPARADAAKEAGGVAEVVFNSLDKGNIVIMPSITEMVQVWAPAETFFTDLAKDAFRTTDKKYTSYDTLKSALKAVDQQIYDAIYTLSE; this comes from the coding sequence ATGAAAAGAATTCTATGTCTTTTACTTGCGGCACTTTTAAGCCTCGGTCAGTTAACTGCCTGCAGCATAAAGAAGGAGGAGGCAGAAACCGAAAAGGTATCCCAAGCGACCTCTGCCAGTGCATTAACCTCTATTTATAACGGTGAACTGGAGAGGAATGTTACACTGCGTGTACTGGAAAATGATACGGCTATCGAGCAGGGATATTTTAAGGAGTTGATTGCTGCATTTAATGAAAAGTATAAGGATTACGGTATTGTTGCCGTTGATGCCAACATGGATCAGCGCAGCAATCTGGCCGATGATGGTCCTTATGGATATGGACCGGACGTGTTATACCAGGCAAATGACTCCCTTATGAAATATGTAGATGGAAAGCATATCTATCCGATACCTGCTGAGAATCTGGAATGCTTTTCTCAGATACCAAAAAATGCCTGGGCGGCTTATAAATCAGAAGTGGACGGAACTTCTTATTATATGGGGGTTCCTGTAAATGTCCAGTCCTCCATGCTGTTCTACCGAAAGGATATGCTTCCTTCGGACTGGGAAACAAAATGGGATGATAACAAAAATAAAGTACCGGATATGGTAGAAAATTGGAATGATCTGTATCAATACTCGAAAACCATTGTTGCGTCCGGAGAGGGAAAATACGGCTATATGAGATCTTTGTTTGATGTTTATTTTTCCTCCGGTTTCCTTTTCTCCTACGGCGGATATATCTTTGGGGACAATAATACAAATCCTGAAGAATTGGGTTTGTCAGCCGGAAAGGCAGAAGTCGGTGCGGATGTATTACAGAAGCTCGCGGCAGTGATGAATGAAGAATGTATTGATGATTCAATTACGGTAAATGCATACAGTAAGCTTGCCGACGGCTCTTATTTCGCTACCATGACAACACCGGATGTATACACCTTATTCATCAAGGAACTGGTATCAGAGTATGAGAAACAGGGAATGGACCGGGAAGCAGCCCAGACACTGGCAGAGGAGAACCTGGTGGTAACTGGGGTGCCAATGCTGCCGGCAAGTGGAGATTTAACAGAAGAGAATCCGGAACTCATACCCTTTAAGGCTATGGGCGGAATCAATGGATATGCAATCAGTGCTTATACCAAAGCACCAAATGCCAGCCTGGCCTTTGTGGATTTTGCCACAAGCTATGAAATGCTCCTAAAGAGAAATGAGCTGTTAGGAATTATACCAGCCCGTGCTGATGCAGCAAAGGAAGCAGGAGGGGTGGCGGAGGTTGTATTTAACAGCCTGGACAAAGGAAATATTGTTATTATGCCCTCCATCACAGAGATGGTTCAGGTATGGGCACCGGCCGAGACCTTTTTTACGGATCTGGCAAAAGATGCCTTTCGTACCACGGATAAGAAATATACTTCCTATGATACCTTAAAAAGCGCTTTAAAGGCGGTAGATCAGCAAATATATGATGCAATTTACACACTTTCTGAATAG
- a CDS encoding ATP-binding cassette domain-containing protein — MDSVETTCEECGGKRYKQEVLEYKYNGKSIVEVLDMTIAEAVEFFTQKEIRNKLKYIVEVGLHYMTLGQPLDTLSGGECQRLKLAKELSQKGNIYIMDEPTTGLHMSDITSILNIINRLVDKGNTVIVIEHNLDVIRNADWIIDVGVEGGSKGGQILFEGTPKDLKDCEESITAKYL, encoded by the coding sequence ATGGATTCTGTTGAGACTACTTGTGAAGAATGCGGTGGTAAACGGTATAAGCAGGAGGTACTTGAATATAAGTACAATGGCAAGTCCATTGTTGAAGTGCTTGATATGACCATTGCAGAAGCCGTAGAGTTCTTTACGCAGAAGGAAATCAGGAATAAGTTAAAATATATTGTTGAGGTAGGCTTACATTACATGACCCTGGGTCAGCCATTGGATACTCTTTCCGGTGGTGAGTGCCAGCGTCTTAAGCTTGCCAAGGAATTGAGCCAGAAGGGGAATATCTATATTATGGACGAGCCGACGACCGGTTTGCATATGTCTGATATAACCAGTATACTAAATATTATCAATCGCCTTGTAGACAAAGGGAATACGGTTATCGTCATTGAACATAACCTGGATGTAATCCGGAATGCAGACTGGATTATTGATGTAGGAGTTGAAGGAGGAAGCAAAGGCGGTCAGATACTTTTTGAAGGGACTCCAAAGGATTTAAAAGACTGTGAAGAGTCAATAACGGCTAAGTACCTGTAA
- a CDS encoding carbohydrate ABC transporter permease, which translates to MKKLTFLRSADRNVKASICLMGLGQLMYGQIGKGLAYLVVFACGILYFLKRGASDLAGFFTLGTKEADAWFGIEGDNSVIMLLMGILSLAAVLLFIGCYFSNIKDAYETQLLVQKGGKPLSFREDLKKLLDRKFYKTALFLPIIGVFVFNILPIIFMIAVAFTNYGGSIVPPKLIDWVGLDNFLQIVTLKKFAPTFGRILSWNLLWAVSSTLLNYFAGLGLALLLNKKCVKGKIIWRAFPVLAYAVPGFIILLGFRFMFSYGGPINQIITDLGYKAVGFLDIDAKWMARLIGLLINAWLSIPSIMLLTTGILANIDGNQMEAAKIDGAKRWKQFTKIILPFVLFSTTPVLISQFIGNFNNFGVFFFLRGGLYLDGYFLASDTDLLINWLYNLSISNNYYNIGATISLVIFLITSALSLLVYVKSPSYKEEDVFR; encoded by the coding sequence ATGAAAAAGTTGACTTTTCTTAGAAGTGCAGACAGAAATGTAAAAGCCAGTATATGTCTGATGGGACTTGGACAGCTGATGTACGGACAAATTGGAAAAGGGCTGGCATACCTTGTGGTTTTTGCTTGCGGAATCCTTTATTTCCTTAAGAGAGGAGCTTCGGACCTGGCAGGCTTCTTTACTCTGGGGACGAAGGAGGCGGATGCCTGGTTTGGCATTGAAGGCGATAATTCTGTTATTATGCTGCTTATGGGAATTCTGTCTCTGGCGGCGGTGCTGCTCTTTATCGGCTGTTATTTCTCGAATATCAAAGATGCCTATGAAACTCAGCTACTGGTTCAAAAGGGAGGAAAACCACTGTCCTTTCGGGAAGACTTAAAAAAGCTGCTGGACAGGAAATTTTATAAGACAGCCCTGTTTCTGCCGATTATAGGCGTTTTTGTCTTCAATATACTGCCAATTATCTTTATGATTGCCGTTGCTTTTACCAATTATGGGGGGAGCATTGTCCCACCAAAGCTTATCGATTGGGTGGGTTTAGATAATTTTTTACAGATAGTGACTCTGAAAAAATTTGCACCGACCTTTGGAAGGATACTCAGCTGGAATCTGCTTTGGGCAGTATCCTCTACTTTACTGAATTATTTCGCCGGGCTTGGACTGGCCTTGCTGCTGAATAAGAAGTGCGTAAAAGGAAAAATAATATGGAGGGCTTTTCCGGTACTGGCTTATGCGGTTCCCGGCTTCATTATACTCCTGGGGTTCCGGTTTATGTTCTCTTACGGTGGACCCATCAATCAGATTATTACGGATTTGGGCTACAAGGCTGTTGGATTTCTCGATATTGATGCAAAATGGATGGCAAGGCTCATCGGTCTTCTGATAAATGCATGGCTCAGTATACCCTCTATTATGCTTCTGACTACAGGAATACTTGCAAACATAGACGGAAACCAGATGGAGGCGGCAAAGATCGACGGCGCCAAACGGTGGAAGCAATTCACAAAAATCATACTGCCTTTTGTCTTGTTTTCCACAACACCTGTCTTGATTTCCCAGTTTATTGGAAACTTTAATAACTTCGGTGTCTTTTTCTTTCTAAGAGGAGGGTTATATCTGGATGGGTATTTCCTGGCCAGTGATACGGATCTATTGATAAACTGGCTGTACAATTTATCCATCAGCAACAACTACTATAACATAGGTGCAACCATCAGCCTTGTGATATTCCTTATTACCTCAGCACTGTCACTGCTTGTATATGTAAAGTCACCGTCTTACAAAGAGGAGGATGTTTTCCGATGA
- a CDS encoding LacI family DNA-binding transcriptional regulator, translating into MDKKITIKDIARQAGVSVATVSYVLNNRTDQRISEETWKKVLQIINLMDYKPNSSAKSLSTSKTNCIALYMMSETSLLKRSEQLLLTEVLSEVLTLYGYHLILQDNKDITKLNYVDAILCYDATYDFFHSIGDKNFIPVIAVDCLIDIPWFFQICTDYNNLRENAEKHFGVSNYTYVCLTPNNELLTALIRDTFKDVSFVPDLKDFTEIPEGNYVYSQKALDYILQGKENAFYIATDLRAKMMKVYSCIELAINRVPSTEHMQFI; encoded by the coding sequence ATGGATAAAAAAATTACAATAAAAGACATAGCCAGACAGGCCGGTGTCTCTGTGGCTACCGTTTCCTATGTGCTCAACAACCGGACAGATCAGCGAATCAGTGAGGAAACCTGGAAAAAGGTTCTTCAGATAATCAATTTAATGGACTACAAACCGAATTCCTCAGCGAAATCTCTTTCTACGAGTAAGACCAATTGCATCGCACTTTATATGATGTCTGAGACTTCCCTCCTCAAACGTTCAGAGCAGTTGTTGCTGACTGAAGTTTTATCAGAAGTATTGACTTTATATGGCTATCATTTGATCCTCCAGGATAATAAAGATATTACCAAGCTGAATTATGTTGATGCTATCCTGTGCTATGATGCTACATATGATTTTTTTCACAGCATAGGTGATAAGAACTTTATTCCTGTTATTGCTGTTGACTGTCTCATTGATATCCCCTGGTTCTTCCAGATCTGCACCGATTACAACAATCTCAGGGAAAATGCAGAGAAGCATTTTGGCGTATCGAATTATACCTATGTATGTTTGACTCCCAACAATGAACTTTTGACGGCTCTCATAAGGGATACCTTCAAAGATGTAAGCTTTGTACCCGATTTAAAAGATTTTACAGAGATTCCCGAAGGAAATTATGTCTACAGCCAGAAAGCTCTGGATTATATTTTGCAGGGAAAAGAGAATGCTTTTTATATCGCAACTGATCTCCGGGCAAAAATGATGAAGGTATACAGCTGTATCGAATTAGCCATTAACAGGGTTCCTTCCACGGAACACATGCAATTTATTTAA